One genomic segment of Pseudomonas chlororaphis subsp. aurantiaca includes these proteins:
- the bfr gene encoding bacterioferritin, whose protein sequence is MQGHPDVIDYLNTLLTGELAARDQYFIHSRMYEDWGFSKLYERINHEMEEETQHADALMRRILMLEGTPRMRPDDLDIGTTVPDMFAADLRLEYKVRAALCKGIELCEKHKDYVSRDILRVQLADTEEDHTYWLEKQLGLIKSIGLENYLQSQF, encoded by the coding sequence ATGCAAGGTCACCCGGACGTAATCGATTACCTCAACACGTTGCTGACGGGCGAGCTGGCAGCACGTGACCAATATTTCATCCATTCGCGTATGTACGAGGACTGGGGCTTCAGCAAGCTCTACGAGCGCATCAATCACGAGATGGAAGAAGAGACTCAACACGCCGATGCATTGATGCGCCGCATCCTGATGCTCGAAGGCACGCCACGCATGCGCCCTGACGATCTGGATATCGGCACCACCGTGCCGGATATGTTCGCCGCCGACTTGCGCCTGGAGTACAAGGTCCGCGCAGCACTGTGCAAGGGCATCGAGCTGTGCGAGAAGCACAAGGACTATGTCAGTCGCGACATCCTGCGTGTGCAGTTGGCCGATACCGAAGAAGACCATACCTACTGGCTGGAAAAGCAGCTGGGCCTGATCAAGTCGATCGGTCTGGAAAACTACCTGCAGTCGCAGTTCTGA
- a CDS encoding catalase, whose product MSQNKTLTTASGASVADNQNSRSAGPRGPLLLDDFHLIEKLAHFNRENIPERRVHAKGSGAYGTFTVTRDITEYTSAKLFESVGKQTPTFLRFSTVGGERGSADTERDPRGFALKFYTEEGNWDIVGNNTPVFFIRDPLKFPDFIHTQKRLPQSNLKSGQAMWDFWSHSPEALHQVTILFSDRGIPDGYRHMHGFGSHTYSLINAKGERHWVKWHYKTKQGIKNLAPAEAARLAGTDPDYAQRDLFNAIERGDFPKWSVCIQIMTEAEAAAHYENPFDVTKTWSQKEFPLIEVGELELNRNPLNYFAEVEQAAFGPSNMVPGVGLSPDRMLQGRVFAYADAHRYRVGTNHQQLPVNAPRSPVNSYQRDGAMAFGSNGGAAPNYEPNSYADAPKQAPRYAEPALALSGAADRYDHREDTDYYSHAGALFRLMNDQQQALLIDNIAGAMAGVSSDVVQRQLQHFFKADPAYGEGVAKALGVQLN is encoded by the coding sequence ATGAGCCAAAACAAAACGCTTACCACCGCAAGTGGCGCTTCAGTCGCCGATAACCAGAATTCCCGTTCTGCTGGCCCTCGCGGCCCGCTGCTGCTCGATGATTTTCATCTGATCGAGAAGCTTGCCCACTTCAACCGTGAAAACATTCCTGAGCGTCGCGTGCACGCCAAGGGTTCGGGTGCCTACGGTACTTTCACCGTGACCCGCGACATCACCGAATACACCAGTGCCAAGCTTTTCGAGTCCGTGGGTAAGCAAACCCCTACGTTCCTGCGTTTCTCGACTGTGGGCGGTGAACGTGGCTCGGCTGATACCGAGCGTGACCCACGCGGCTTTGCCCTGAAGTTCTATACCGAAGAAGGTAACTGGGACATCGTTGGCAACAACACACCTGTGTTCTTTATTCGCGACCCGCTGAAGTTTCCCGACTTTATCCACACCCAGAAACGTCTGCCGCAGAGCAACCTGAAGAGCGGCCAGGCAATGTGGGACTTCTGGTCACACTCTCCCGAGGCGCTGCACCAGGTCACCATCCTGTTCTCGGATCGCGGGATTCCGGACGGCTATCGCCATATGCACGGCTTTGGCAGCCACACCTACAGCCTGATCAACGCCAAGGGCGAGCGTCACTGGGTGAAATGGCACTACAAGACCAAGCAGGGCATCAAGAACCTGGCACCGGCCGAGGCTGCCCGCCTGGCGGGTACCGACCCGGATTACGCCCAGCGTGACCTGTTCAACGCGATCGAGCGCGGCGACTTCCCGAAATGGAGCGTGTGCATTCAGATCATGACCGAAGCCGAGGCGGCCGCTCATTACGAGAACCCATTCGACGTGACCAAGACCTGGTCGCAGAAGGAGTTCCCGCTGATCGAAGTCGGTGAGCTGGAGTTAAACCGCAACCCGCTGAATTACTTTGCAGAAGTCGAGCAGGCTGCCTTTGGTCCTAGCAACATGGTTCCAGGTGTCGGCCTGTCGCCGGATCGCATGCTGCAAGGCCGCGTATTCGCTTACGCCGACGCTCATCGCTATCGTGTCGGCACCAACCACCAGCAACTGCCGGTCAACGCCCCGCGCAGCCCAGTGAACAGCTACCAGCGTGATGGCGCCATGGCCTTTGGCAGTAACGGTGGCGCGGCCCCGAACTACGAGCCGAACAGCTACGCCGACGCACCGAAACAGGCTCCTCGCTACGCGGAACCGGCCCTGGCCCTCAGCGGTGCGGCCGATCGTTACGATCACCGCGAAGACACCGACTACTACAGCCATGCAGGCGCTCTGTTCCGCCTGATGAACGATCAGCAGCAAGCCCTGTTGATCGACAACATCGCCGGTGCGATGGCGGGTGTCAGCTCGGATGTGGTCCAGCGTCAGCTGCAGCATTTCTTCAAGGCTGACCCAGCTTATGGAGAGGGCGTGGCAAAGGCGTTGGGCGTACAGCTTAACTAA
- the rplQ gene encoding 50S ribosomal protein L17, producing MRHRKSGRHLSRTSSHRKAMFQNMAVSLFEHELIKTTLPKAKELRRVAEPLITLAKTDSLANRRLAFDRTRSKAIVGKLFNDLGKRYATREGGYLRILKCGFRAGDNAPMAYVELVDRAVGGEAVSAE from the coding sequence ATGCGTCATCGTAAAAGTGGTCGTCACCTGAGCCGCACCAGCTCGCACCGCAAGGCCATGTTCCAAAACATGGCGGTGTCGCTGTTCGAGCACGAGCTGATCAAAACTACACTGCCGAAAGCCAAAGAACTGCGCCGCGTTGCTGAGCCGCTGATCACTTTGGCCAAGACAGACAGCCTGGCTAACCGCCGTCTGGCTTTCGACCGTACTCGTTCGAAAGCTATCGTTGGTAAGCTCTTCAACGACCTGGGCAAGCGTTACGCTACCCGTGAGGGTGGCTACCTGCGCATCCTCAAGTGCGGTTTCCGCGCTGGCGACAACGCGCCTATGGCGTACGTCGAGTTGGTTGATCGTGCTGTCGGCGGTGAAGCTGTATCCGCTGAGTAA
- a CDS encoding DNA-directed RNA polymerase subunit alpha — MQISVNEFLTPRHIDVQVVSPTRAKITLEPLERGFGHTLGNALRRILLSSMPGCAVVEAEIDGVLHEYSAIEGVQEDVIEILLNLKGLAIKLHGRDEVTLTLSKKGSGVVTAADIQLDHDVEIVNPDHVIANLASNGALNMKLVVARGRGYEPADSRQSDEDESRSIGRLQLDSSFSPVRRIAYVVENARVEQRTNLDKLVIDLETNGTLDPEEAIRRAATILQQQLAAFVDLKGDSEPVVIEQEDEIDPILLRPVDDLELTVRSANCLKAENIYYIGDLIQRTEVELLKTPNLGKKSLTEIKDVLASRGLSLGMRLDNWPPASLKKDDKATA, encoded by the coding sequence ATGCAGATTTCGGTAAATGAGTTCCTGACACCCCGCCATATTGATGTGCAGGTTGTCAGTCCAACCCGCGCCAAGATCACCCTCGAGCCTCTCGAGCGTGGTTTTGGCCACACCCTGGGCAACGCGCTGCGCCGCATCCTGTTGTCCTCAATGCCCGGCTGTGCAGTAGTCGAGGCCGAGATTGACGGTGTGCTCCACGAGTACAGCGCCATCGAAGGTGTACAGGAAGACGTAATTGAAATCCTGTTGAACCTTAAAGGTCTGGCTATCAAGCTGCACGGCCGTGACGAAGTTACGCTGACCTTGTCGAAGAAGGGTTCGGGGGTGGTTACCGCTGCCGATATTCAGCTGGATCATGATGTCGAGATCGTTAACCCCGATCACGTAATCGCTAACCTGGCGTCTAACGGCGCCCTGAACATGAAGCTCGTAGTAGCTCGTGGTCGTGGTTATGAACCGGCAGACTCGCGTCAGAGCGATGAAGACGAAAGCCGCAGCATCGGTCGCTTGCAGCTTGACTCTTCGTTCAGCCCGGTTCGCCGTATCGCATACGTGGTGGAAAACGCCCGTGTCGAGCAGCGTACCAACTTGGACAAGCTGGTTATTGATCTGGAAACCAACGGTACCCTGGATCCTGAAGAGGCTATCCGCCGTGCTGCAACCATCCTGCAACAGCAGTTGGCTGCGTTCGTCGACCTCAAGGGTGACAGTGAGCCAGTGGTAATCGAGCAGGAAGACGAGATCGATCCGATCCTGCTTCGCCCGGTTGACGATCTGGAACTGACTGTACGTTCGGCTAACTGCCTTAAGGCGGAAAACATTTACTACATCGGCGACCTGATTCAGCGTACCGAAGTAGAACTGTTGAAGACTCCGAACCTTGGCAAGAAATCCTTGACCGAAATCAAGGACGTTCTGGCCTCCCGCGGTCTGTCCCTCGGCATGCGCCTCGACAACTGGCCGCCTGCAAGTCTTAAGAAGGACGACAAGGCGACTGCCTGA
- the rpsD gene encoding 30S ribosomal protein S4, whose amino-acid sequence MARYIGPKCKLARREGTDLFLKSGVRAIESKCNIEAAPGIHGQRRGRQSDYGTQLREKQKVRRIYGVLERQFSGYYKEAAGKKGATGENLLQLLECRLDNVVYRMGFGSTRAESRQLVSHKSISVNGQTVNVPSYQVRAGDVVAVREKAKNQLRIVQALDLCAQRGRVEWVEVDTEKKSGVFKNVPARSDLSADINESLIVELYSK is encoded by the coding sequence ATGGCTCGTTACATTGGTCCAAAATGCAAACTGGCTCGTCGCGAAGGCACCGATCTCTTCCTGAAGAGCGGCGTGCGCGCTATCGAATCCAAGTGCAACATCGAAGCAGCACCTGGTATCCACGGCCAGCGCCGCGGTCGCCAGTCCGACTACGGCACCCAACTGCGTGAAAAGCAGAAGGTCCGTCGTATCTACGGCGTTCTCGAGCGTCAATTCAGCGGCTACTACAAAGAAGCTGCTGGCAAGAAAGGTGCAACCGGTGAAAACCTGCTGCAACTGCTCGAATGCCGTCTGGACAACGTTGTATACCGTATGGGCTTCGGTTCGACTCGTGCCGAATCCCGTCAGCTGGTATCGCACAAGTCGATCAGCGTAAACGGTCAGACCGTTAACGTTCCGTCCTACCAGGTTCGTGCTGGTGACGTGGTTGCTGTTCGCGAGAAAGCAAAAAACCAACTTCGCATTGTCCAAGCTCTCGATCTGTGTGCCCAACGTGGCCGCGTAGAATGGGTAGAAGTAGACACTGAGAAGAAGTCGGGCGTTTTCAAGAACGTTCCAGCTCGCAGTGATCTGTCCGCCGACATCAACGAAAGCCTGATTGTCGAGCTCTACTCCAAGTAA
- the rpsK gene encoding 30S ribosomal protein S11: MAKPAARPRKKIKKTVVDGIAHIHASFNNTIVTITDRQGNALSWATSGGSGFRGSRKSTPFAAQVAAERAGQAALEYGLKNLDVNVKGPGPGRESAVRALNGCGYKIASITDVTPIPHNGCRPPKKRRV; the protein is encoded by the coding sequence ATGGCAAAACCTGCTGCTCGTCCTCGTAAAAAGATTAAAAAGACAGTGGTTGATGGCATCGCCCACATCCACGCGTCTTTCAACAACACCATCGTGACCATCACCGACCGTCAAGGTAACGCTCTTTCCTGGGCAACCTCCGGTGGTTCGGGTTTCCGCGGTTCCCGCAAGTCCACCCCGTTCGCTGCTCAAGTAGCTGCTGAACGTGCTGGTCAAGCTGCGCTGGAATATGGCCTGAAAAACCTCGACGTTAACGTCAAGGGCCCAGGTCCAGGTCGTGAATCCGCAGTCCGTGCTTTGAACGGCTGTGGCTACAAGATCGCCAGCATCACCGACGTGACGCCAATCCCGCATAACGGGTGCCGTCCGCCGAAGAAGCGCCGCGTGTAA
- the rpsM gene encoding 30S ribosomal protein S13: MARIAGVNIPDNKHTVISLTYIYGVGRTTAQKICAETGVNPAAKIKDLSDEQIEQLRGEVAKFTTEGDLRREINMKIKRLMDLGCYRGLRHRRGLPVRGQRTKTNARTRKGPRKPIRK, from the coding sequence ATGGCCCGTATTGCAGGCGTTAACATTCCAGATAACAAGCATACTGTTATCTCGCTGACCTACATCTATGGTGTTGGTCGCACGACTGCACAGAAAATCTGTGCAGAGACTGGGGTCAACCCAGCCGCAAAGATCAAGGATCTGAGCGACGAGCAAATTGAACAGCTGCGTGGCGAAGTGGCGAAGTTCACCACTGAAGGTGACCTGCGTCGCGAAATCAACATGAAAATCAAACGCTTGATGGATCTGGGCTGCTACCGCGGTCTGCGCCATCGTCGTGGTCTGCCAGTACGCGGTCAGCGTACCAAGACCAACGCGCGTACTCGCAAAGGTCCGCGTAAGCCGATCCGCAAGTAA
- the rpmJ gene encoding 50S ribosomal protein L36: MKVRASVKKLCRNCKIIRREGVVRVICSAEPRHKQRQG, translated from the coding sequence ATGAAAGTTCGTGCATCGGTGAAAAAGCTGTGCCGTAACTGCAAGATTATTCGCCGCGAAGGTGTTGTTCGAGTAATTTGCAGCGCGGAACCGCGTCACAAACAGCGCCAAGGCTGA
- the secY gene encoding preprotein translocase subunit SecY, translated as MAKQGALSALGKGGMSELWARLRFLFLAIIVYRIGAHIPVPGINPDRLADLFRQNEGTILSLFNMFSGGALERMSIFALGIMPYISASIIMQLMTAVSPQLEQLKKEGEAGRRKISQYTRYGTVVLALVQAIGMSVGLAGQGVAFTGDFGFHFVAVSTFVAGAMFMMWLGEQITERGVGNGISMLIFAGIVAGLPRAIGQSFESARQGDINIFALVAIGLLAVAIIGFVVFIERGQRRIAVHYAKRQQGRKVFAAQTSHLPLKVNMAGVIPAIFASSILLFPASLGAWFGQSEGMGWLQDISQSIAPGQPLNILLFSAGIIFFCFFYTALMFNPKDVAENLKKSGAFIPGIRPGEQSARYIDGVLTRLTMFGALYMTAVCLLPQFLVVAANVPFYLGGTSLLIVVVVVMDFMSQVQSHLVSHQYESLMKKANLKGYGSGMLR; from the coding sequence ATGGCTAAGCAAGGTGCTCTCTCTGCGCTCGGCAAAGGCGGTATGTCTGAACTCTGGGCTCGTCTGCGTTTTCTGTTCTTGGCGATTATCGTCTACCGAATAGGCGCACACATCCCGGTTCCAGGTATCAACCCTGACCGACTCGCAGACCTGTTTCGACAGAATGAGGGGACCATTCTTAGCTTGTTCAACATGTTTTCCGGCGGCGCGTTGGAGCGGATGAGCATCTTTGCACTAGGGATCATGCCGTACATCTCGGCATCGATCATCATGCAACTGATGACCGCCGTCAGCCCGCAGCTGGAGCAGTTGAAGAAGGAAGGTGAAGCTGGCCGTCGCAAGATCAGCCAGTACACCCGCTACGGCACTGTCGTCCTAGCTCTTGTTCAGGCCATCGGCATGTCCGTTGGTCTGGCAGGGCAGGGCGTTGCGTTCACTGGTGACTTTGGCTTCCATTTCGTCGCGGTATCCACTTTTGTGGCTGGTGCGATGTTCATGATGTGGCTGGGTGAGCAGATTACTGAGCGTGGTGTTGGCAACGGTATCTCGATGTTGATTTTCGCAGGTATCGTCGCCGGTCTTCCGAGAGCGATCGGGCAGTCTTTCGAGTCTGCGCGTCAGGGTGATATCAATATTTTTGCCCTGGTTGCCATCGGTTTGCTGGCAGTAGCGATTATCGGTTTTGTGGTGTTCATTGAGCGTGGTCAGCGTCGTATTGCTGTTCACTATGCCAAGCGTCAGCAGGGCCGCAAGGTGTTTGCTGCGCAGACTAGCCACTTGCCGCTGAAAGTGAATATGGCAGGCGTTATTCCTGCTATTTTCGCGAGCAGCATTTTGCTGTTCCCGGCTTCGTTGGGTGCCTGGTTCGGTCAGTCTGAAGGTATGGGCTGGTTGCAGGACATCTCGCAGTCGATCGCTCCTGGTCAGCCGTTGAATATTCTGCTGTTTAGTGCAGGGATTATTTTCTTCTGCTTCTTCTATACGGCGTTGATGTTCAATCCGAAAGACGTAGCGGAAAACCTGAAGAAGTCCGGTGCCTTTATTCCGGGCATCCGTCCAGGTGAGCAGTCGGCGCGCTACATTGATGGCGTTCTGACCCGCTTGACCATGTTCGGTGCTCTATATATGACGGCCGTCTGCCTGTTGCCCCAGTTCCTGGTGGTTGCAGCAAACGTTCCGTTCTACCTTGGCGGGACCTCGTTGCTGATCGTGGTCGTGGTTGTTATGGACTTTATGTCGCAAGTACAATCGCACCTCGTTTCGCACCAGTACGAATCCCTGATGAAGAAAGCCAACCTGAAGGGTTACGGCAGCGGCATGCTGCGCTGA
- the rplO gene encoding 50S ribosomal protein L15 has protein sequence MKLNDLSPAPGSRREKHRPGRGIGSGLGKTGGRGHKGQTSRSGGTIAPGFEGGQQPLHRRLPKFGFVSLKAMDRAEVRLSELAKVEGDIVTVQSLKDANVINQNVQRVKIMLSGEVTRAVTIKGIAATKGARAAIEAAGGKFEE, from the coding sequence ATGAAACTCAATGATCTGAGTCCAGCGCCGGGTTCCCGTCGCGAAAAGCATCGTCCGGGCCGTGGTATCGGTAGTGGTTTGGGTAAGACTGGTGGCCGTGGTCACAAAGGTCAGACTTCCCGCTCCGGTGGCACCATTGCTCCAGGCTTTGAAGGCGGTCAACAGCCGCTGCATCGTCGCCTGCCGAAGTTCGGTTTCGTATCCCTGAAAGCCATGGATCGCGCAGAAGTGCGTCTGTCCGAACTGGCTAAAGTGGAAGGCGACATCGTCACCGTGCAGTCCCTGAAAGATGCCAACGTGATTAACCAAAACGTACAGCGTGTGAAAATCATGCTGTCCGGCGAAGTTACTCGCGCTGTGACTATCAAGGGCATCGCAGCCACCAAAGGTGCGCGTGCGGCTATCGAAGCAGCTGGCGGCAAGTTCGAGGAATAA
- the rpmD gene encoding 50S ribosomal protein L30, with amino-acid sequence MATVKVTLIKSMTGRIPNHKLCVKGLGLRRIGHTVEVQDTPENRGMINKAYYMLRVEG; translated from the coding sequence ATGGCTACCGTTAAAGTAACGCTGATCAAAAGCATGACCGGCCGTATCCCTAACCACAAACTGTGCGTTAAGGGTCTGGGCCTGCGTCGCATCGGTCACACTGTAGAAGTCCAGGATACTCCCGAGAACCGCGGGATGATCAACAAGGCTTACTACATGCTGCGTGTCGAGGGTTAA
- the rpsE gene encoding 30S ribosomal protein S5, whose translation MSNNDQKRDEGYIEKLVQVNRVAKTVKGGRIFTFTALTVVGDGKGRVGFGRGKSREVPAAIQKAMEAARRNMIQVDLNGTTLQYAMKSAHGASKVYMQPASEGTGIIAGGAMRAVLEVAGVQNVLAKCYGSTNPVNVVHATFKGLKAMQSPESIAAKRGKSVQEII comes from the coding sequence ATGTCAAATAACGACCAAAAGCGCGACGAAGGCTACATCGAGAAGCTGGTTCAAGTTAACCGCGTAGCCAAAACCGTAAAAGGCGGCCGTATCTTCACTTTCACCGCGTTGACCGTGGTTGGTGATGGTAAGGGGCGCGTTGGCTTCGGCCGTGGCAAGTCGCGTGAAGTGCCTGCTGCGATCCAGAAGGCAATGGAAGCTGCTCGCCGCAACATGATCCAGGTTGATCTGAACGGCACCACTCTGCAGTACGCAATGAAGTCCGCTCACGGCGCTTCGAAGGTGTACATGCAGCCTGCTTCTGAAGGTACCGGTATCATCGCTGGCGGCGCTATGCGTGCTGTCCTCGAAGTTGCTGGCGTTCAGAACGTTCTGGCCAAGTGCTACGGCTCGACTAACCCAGTAAACGTGGTTCATGCCACTTTCAAGGGTTTGAAAGCAATGCAGTCCCCTGAATCCATTGCCGCCAAGCGTGGCAAAAGCGTCCAGGAGATCATCTGA
- the rplR gene encoding 50S ribosomal protein L18 — MTDKKVTRLRRARKARLKMHELEVVRLCVFRSSQHIYAQVISADGNKVLASASTLDKELRDGATGNIDAATKVGQLVATRAKAAGVSQVAFDRSGFKYHGRVKALADAAREAGLEF, encoded by the coding sequence ATGACCGACAAAAAAGTTACTCGACTGCGTCGCGCTCGCAAAGCACGCCTGAAAATGCACGAACTCGAAGTCGTGCGTCTCTGCGTGTTCCGCTCTTCGCAGCACATCTACGCCCAGGTCATTTCGGCCGACGGCAACAAAGTCCTGGCAAGCGCCTCGACTTTGGATAAAGAACTGCGTGATGGCGCCACTGGCAACATCGACGCGGCCACTAAGGTTGGCCAGCTGGTCGCTACGCGTGCAAAAGCCGCTGGCGTCTCGCAGGTGGCTTTCGACCGCTCTGGCTTCAAGTACCACGGCCGCGTCAAGGCGCTGGCTGATGCTGCTCGTGAAGCTGGGCTGGAGTTCTAA
- the rplF gene encoding 50S ribosomal protein L6, with amino-acid sequence MSRVAKNPVKLPAGVEVKFAGQQLSVKGAKGTLELNVHSSVEIVQEAGELRFAARNGDQQTRAMAGTTRALVNNMVQGVSQGFERKLQLVGVGYKAQAKGTVLNLALGFSHPVDYELPEGITAETPSQTDILIKGIDKQLVGQVAAEIRDFRPPEPYKGKGVRYADEVVRRKEAKKK; translated from the coding sequence ATGTCTCGCGTCGCTAAGAACCCCGTTAAGCTGCCAGCTGGTGTTGAAGTTAAATTCGCCGGCCAACAGCTTTCGGTGAAGGGTGCCAAGGGCACTCTCGAACTGAACGTACACTCGTCCGTTGAAATTGTTCAGGAAGCTGGTGAGCTGCGTTTCGCTGCTCGCAATGGCGACCAACAAACTCGCGCAATGGCCGGTACCACTCGTGCGTTGGTAAACAACATGGTCCAAGGCGTAAGCCAAGGCTTCGAGCGCAAGCTCCAGCTGGTCGGTGTTGGTTACAAAGCGCAAGCAAAAGGCACAGTGCTGAACCTGGCCCTTGGCTTCTCGCATCCAGTGGACTACGAGCTGCCGGAAGGCATCACCGCTGAGACTCCTAGCCAGACCGATATCCTGATCAAGGGCATCGATAAGCAGCTGGTAGGTCAAGTGGCCGCTGAGATCCGCGACTTCCGTCCACCAGAACCTTACAAAGGTAAAGGTGTGCGCTACGCGGACGAAGTCGTCCGTCGTAAAGAAGCCAAGAAGAAGTAG
- the rpsH gene encoding 30S ribosomal protein S8, translating into MSMQDPLADMLTRIRNAQMAEKSVVSMPSSTLKVAVAKVLKDEGYIAGYQISSETKPLLSIELKYFEGRPVIEEVKRVSRPGLRQYKSVEDLPKVRGGLGVSIVSTNKGVMTDRAARAAGVGGEVLCTVF; encoded by the coding sequence ATGAGTATGCAGGACCCGTTAGCGGACATGCTAACTCGAATCCGTAATGCCCAGATGGCTGAAAAGTCCGTCGTAAGCATGCCGTCTTCCACGCTGAAGGTGGCTGTAGCAAAAGTCCTGAAGGACGAAGGTTACATCGCGGGTTATCAGATCAGCAGCGAAACCAAGCCACTGCTGTCCATCGAGCTGAAATACTTCGAAGGCCGTCCGGTCATCGAGGAAGTGAAGCGCGTTAGCCGTCCAGGCCTGCGTCAGTACAAGTCCGTTGAAGATCTGCCGAAAGTTCGTGGCGGTCTCGGCGTGTCTATCGTCTCCACCAACAAAGGTGTGATGACTGATCGTGCTGCGCGCGCTGCCGGTGTCGGCGGCGAAGTTCTTTGCACTGTGTTCTAA